The following is a genomic window from Pseudomonas promysalinigenes.
ATGACCCCGGTGGTCAGGTACAGGCCCGTGCGCAGTGGGCGGCCCATGGCATTGGGAGACAGAAGCATGGCGGTTTACCTCGCGTTGCCAACCGGGGATTCCGGCTGCAGCTTCAGGTACAGGTAGAAGAGCACCAAGGTGATGACCACCAGCAGTGCCGCGGCGGCGCTGGCCAGGCCCCAGTTGAGGAATGACTGCACCTGCTGAATGATAAATTCAGGCAACATCATGTTCTGCGCTCCCCCAAGCAGTGCAGGGGTAACGTAGTAACCAAGCGACATCACGAACACCATGAGTGCGCCGGAGAACAAACCCGAGCGGCACAATGGCAGGAACACCTTCCAGAAATTGGTCCATGGGCTTGCCCCGCAGATCGAGCCGGCTTGCAGTACCATCGGATCGATGGCGTGCATGGTCGCCTGCAGCGGTAGCACGATGAATGGAATCATGATGTAGCTCATGCCGATCACCACACCGGTCAGGTTGTGCACCATTTCCAGCGGGGTATCGATGATGCCCATTGCCATCAACGCCTTGTTGATCACGCCCGAGCTTTGCAGCAACACCAGCCACGAGTATGTGCGTGCCAGCAAGCTGGTCCACATCGACAGCAGCACGATGTTCAACAGCCAACGGCCCCAGCCCTTGGGCACCAGGGTGATTGCCCAGGCCAGCGGGAAGCCCAGCAGCACGCTGATCAGCGTAACCACACCGGCGACCGAAAAAGTGTTGAACAGCACCCTTGCATAGGCCGAGTTGGCGAACAACTGCTCGTAATTACCCAGCCCTGGCGTGGGCTCCAGCACCCCGCGCAGCAACAGGCCGACCAGCGGCGCGAAGAAGAACAGGCCCAGGAACAGCAGGGCCGGCAGCAGGTTGCGGCTGCCTTTCCAGCGCTGGCTCAGGCTGGCGCGGCGCGGGGCCGTTCCCGGGGCGCCGGTGCCCGTTGGGGCACCTTGCGCGTTGTGCAGGGCGTTGATGGCGACTTTCATTTGACCAGCCACTCATTCCAACGGGCTGCAATGGCCTGGCCATTCTTCGCCCAGTAAGCAAAGTCCAGGGTGACTTGATCCTGTGCATAGGCGGTCGGCAGGTTCGCAGCGAGGTCTTTGTCCAGCTTGGCCACGCTGTCAAGGTTCACCGGCGCATAGGCGGTCTTGTTGGCGAAGGCGGCTTGGCCCTCGGCGCTGCTGGCGTTGGCCAGGAACTTCATGGCCGCATCTTTGTTCTTCGCGCCTTTGGGTACGACCAGGAAGTCGGCCATGACCAGGTTCTGCTTCCAGCTTACGCCCACTGGCGCCCCGTCCTGCTGCAAGGCATAGACGCGGCCGTTCCAGAACTGGCCGAGGGACGCTTCACCGGAGGCCAGCAGTTGCTGGGATTGAGCACCACCGCCCCACCAGACGATGTCTTTCTTGATGGTGTCGAGTTTCTTGAACGCGCGGTCCAGGTCCAGTGGGTAAAGGTCTTTGGCAGCTACGCCGTCGGCCAGCAGTGCCAGTTCCAGCACGCCAGGGCTTGGCCATTTGTACAGGGCGCGTTTGCCAGGGTAGGTCTTGGTGTCGAACAGCGCGGTCCAGTCGACCGGCTTGTTGGCGCCCAGCTTGCCCTCGTTGTAGCCGAGCACGAAAGAGAAGAAGAACGAGCCCACGCCATGGTCGGAAACGAACCGAGGGTCGATTCTGTCGCGTTTGATTTGGGTGAAGTCCAGAGGTTCGAGCAAGCCTTCGCTGGCGGCACGCAGGGCGAAGTCGGCTTCCACATCGACGACGTCCCATTGCACGTTGCCGCTTTCGACCATGGCTTTGAGCTTGCCGTAGTCGGTAGGGCCGTCCTGCACCACCTTGATGTTGGTGCTTTTGCTGAAAGGCACAGCCCATGCTTCTTTCTGGGCGTCCTGGGTGGTACCGCCCCAGCTGACGAAATTAAGGCTGTCAGCGGCCTGGGTGGCCTGACATGCCAGGGTCAGCAGGCTGGCGGACAGCACTGCGGTTACACGTTTGCTCAACAGCATGGTTACGCCCTCGTTGCTTTTGTTATTCGAGGCGGGGCTTTTGGTGCGCCCGCCAACAGTGTTCGGGGAGCAGCTATTACAAAGTGTCTTAGGGCCGATTGTGATTGTAGGTGCCGGCCTGCAGATTCAAGGTCTACGGGATAT
Proteins encoded in this region:
- a CDS encoding polyamine ABC transporter substrate-binding protein encodes the protein MLLSKRVTAVLSASLLTLACQATQAADSLNFVSWGGTTQDAQKEAWAVPFSKSTNIKVVQDGPTDYGKLKAMVESGNVQWDVVDVEADFALRAASEGLLEPLDFTQIKRDRIDPRFVSDHGVGSFFFSFVLGYNEGKLGANKPVDWTALFDTKTYPGKRALYKWPSPGVLELALLADGVAAKDLYPLDLDRAFKKLDTIKKDIVWWGGGAQSQQLLASGEASLGQFWNGRVYALQQDGAPVGVSWKQNLVMADFLVVPKGAKNKDAAMKFLANASSAEGQAAFANKTAYAPVNLDSVAKLDKDLAANLPTAYAQDQVTLDFAYWAKNGQAIAARWNEWLVK
- a CDS encoding ABC transporter permease; protein product: MKVAINALHNAQGAPTGTGAPGTAPRRASLSQRWKGSRNLLPALLFLGLFFFAPLVGLLLRGVLEPTPGLGNYEQLFANSAYARVLFNTFSVAGVVTLISVLLGFPLAWAITLVPKGWGRWLLNIVLLSMWTSLLARTYSWLVLLQSSGVINKALMAMGIIDTPLEMVHNLTGVVIGMSYIMIPFIVLPLQATMHAIDPMVLQAGSICGASPWTNFWKVFLPLCRSGLFSGALMVFVMSLGYYVTPALLGGAQNMMLPEFIIQQVQSFLNWGLASAAAALLVVITLVLFYLYLKLQPESPVGNAR